One Malania oleifera isolate guangnan ecotype guangnan chromosome 9, ASM2987363v1, whole genome shotgun sequence DNA segment encodes these proteins:
- the LOC131163433 gene encoding heat shock protein 90-6, mitochondrial-like, producing MKQEFGQTCDWIKKRLGDKVANVQISNRLSTSPCILVSGMFGWSANMEQLMKAQTIDALRAIDLLYDTTLISSDFTRENPAQLEIQQPPSSETLEAEVVEPVEAGGVVPPNSELVGARIHMRFLEGDAFRELSTDADTRTIACHA from the exons ATGAAGCAGGAGTTTGGCCAGACTTGTGATTGGATTAAGAAGCGACTGGGTGACAAAGTTGCCAATGTTCAAATTTCAAACCGTCTTAGCACATCGCCGTGTATTCTTGTATCTGGGATGTTTGGTTGGTCTGCCAACATGGAACAGCTAATGAAGGCCCAGACTATTG ATGCCTTGAGAGCTATTGATCTTTTGTATGACACAACTTTGATTTCTAGTGATTTCACTCGTGAAAATCCAGCTCAG CTAGAAATTCAACAGCCTCCCAGCTCAGAGACATTGGAAGCTGAGGTAGTTGAACCTGTTGAAGCTGGTG GCGTCGTTCCGCCTaacagcgagttggttggtgcacgcatccATATGCGGTTCCTTGAGGGGGATGCGTTTCGTGAGCTTTCGACAGATGCAGATACACGGACGATAGCATGCCACGCAtga